The following are from one region of the Staphylococcus argenteus genome:
- a CDS encoding YopX family protein, whose protein sequence is MPKYRVWDTETKKICEVVALDLHNSEVSYSTKENEYGKVIKEFIKTEKMADVELMQSIGINLCGRELYEGDILKVVSTKLWGIERDKTYIYLDATGVVTRDHIGTMIGDVQLMRVFDAEEVREMPTIEYLGNKFENPELLEEIE, encoded by the coding sequence ATGCCGAAATATCGAGTATGGGACACCGAAACAAAAAAGATATGTGAGGTTGTAGCGTTAGATCTTCACAATAGCGAAGTAAGTTATTCAACAAAAGAAAATGAATACGGCAAGGTTATAAAGGAGTTTATAAAGACTGAGAAAATGGCAGATGTAGAACTTATGCAGTCAATAGGTATAAATCTGTGTGGAAGAGAATTATACGAGGGCGATATATTAAAAGTCGTATCAACGAAACTGTGGGGCATCGAACGGGACAAAACTTATATTTATTTAGATGCTACAGGTGTAGTCACTCGCGACCATATTGGCACTATGATTGGCGACGTACAGCTAATGAGAGTTTTTGATGCTGAAGAAGTTCGTGAAATGCCAACTATTGAATACCTAGGCAATAAGTTTGAAAATCCGGAGTTACTGGAGGAGATAGAATGA
- a CDS encoding phi PVL orf 51-like protein, with amino-acid sequence MPKTDSARKEYLNQFFGSKRYLYQDNERVAHIHVVNDTYYFHGHIVPGWQGVKKTFDTAEELETYIKQHGLEYEEEKQLTLF; translated from the coding sequence ATGCCTAAAACCGATAGCGCACGTAAAGAATACTTAAACCAATTTTTCGGCTCTAAGAGATATCTGTATCAGGATAACGAGCGAGTGGCACATATCCATGTAGTAAATGACACTTATTACTTTCACGGGCATATCGTACCAGGTTGGCAAGGCGTGAAAAAGACATTTGATACAGCGGAAGAGCTTGAAACATATATAAAGCAACATGGTTTGGAATACGAGGAAGAAAAGCAACTAACTTTATTTTAG
- a CDS encoding SA1788 family PVL leukocidin-associated protein yields MARKARIVTINDKPYRFSKFEMELIESHGITAGMVSKRVKDGWELHEAMDAPEGTRLSEYREKKTIERLEQARLERKLERQRKKEAELRRKKPHLFNVPQKHSRDPYWFDTTYNQMFKKWQEA; encoded by the coding sequence ATGGCGAGAAAAGCAAGGATTGTAACAATAAATGATAAACCATATAGGTTCAGTAAATTTGAAATGGAATTAATAGAAAGTCACGGTATAACCGCAGGAATGGTTTCTAAGAGAGTAAAAGACGGTTGGGAACTACATGAAGCAATGGACGCACCAGAAGGTACGCGTTTAAGCGAGTACAGAGAAAAGAAAACAATAGAAAGACTGGAACAAGCTAGACTCGAACGTAAATTGGAAAGACAGCGAAAGAAAGAGGCAGAGCTAAGAAGAAAGAAGCCACATTTATTTAATGTGCCTCAAAAACATTCACGTGATCCGTACTGGTTCGATACTACTTATAACCAAATGTTTAAGAAATGGCAGGAAGCATAA
- a CDS encoding RusA family crossover junction endodeoxyribonuclease, which produces MEIEIKFNETFEAPMGSPRPRFSTKGRYAHTYMPTKYTEHKKYLQNQMPKLNLENALKIELEFYFTPPKSWSKKKKTQAIGQLKVTKPDIDNLMKTVLDACNNYLWKDDNQIAEITSSKRYGIDPKIIIRIEEI; this is translated from the coding sequence ATGGAGATAGAAATTAAATTTAACGAAACTTTCGAGGCACCTATGGGCTCGCCTCGACCGCGTTTTAGCACAAAAGGTAGATATGCACACACATATATGCCTACAAAATATACAGAACATAAAAAATATTTACAAAATCAAATGCCAAAGCTAAATCTAGAAAATGCATTAAAAATTGAATTAGAGTTTTACTTTACTCCACCTAAATCATGGTCGAAGAAAAAGAAAACTCAAGCGATTGGACAATTAAAAGTAACTAAACCAGATATCGATAATTTGATGAAGACAGTTCTAGACGCTTGTAACAATTATTTGTGGAAAGATGACAATCAAATTGCAGAAATAACTAGCTCAAAGCGTTATGGAATTGACCCCAAAATAATCATACGAATAGAAGAAATATAA
- a CDS encoding DnaD domain-containing protein translates to MTGWISIDRSIQNHWLFKEKRTFSKFEAWIYLLMEANHSKAKVPIGNQIVTVERGQRLTSILTLSDLFNWSRFKVKTFLDLLESDGMLEVKTTSKYTLITIVNYDFYQSEQGRNQHQNDIKPTSKQHQSNINPTSKQHQTNTNNNDNKDNNEKNVNNEKKKVTAFDFFQDNGFGFITPYNLDDLNYYLDSFENDSDQIVTASLKIAKDRNKVTWGYAKSILNTWLNANLKSIEQVRAFEKQQLESKKQNYKPFVKQSKEKTPKWLTDSTRETKTAEVDENLEKDREAFIKRLNSKWE, encoded by the coding sequence ATGACTGGTTGGATAAGTATTGATCGCTCAATTCAAAATCATTGGCTATTTAAAGAAAAGAGAACATTTTCAAAGTTTGAAGCATGGATATATTTACTCATGGAAGCGAATCATTCAAAGGCAAAAGTGCCTATTGGAAACCAAATTGTAACCGTAGAAAGAGGACAAAGATTAACATCGATTTTGACCTTGTCTGACCTTTTTAACTGGTCACGATTTAAAGTGAAAACCTTCCTTGACTTACTCGAGAGTGATGGAATGTTAGAAGTCAAAACAACATCAAAATATACCCTTATAACCATTGTCAATTATGACTTTTATCAAAGTGAGCAGGGCAGGAACCAACATCAAAACGACATCAAACCAACATCAAAACAACATCAGTCAAACATCAACCCAACATCAAAACAACATCAAACCAACACAAACAATAATGATAATAAAGATAATAATGAAAAGAATGTGAATAATGAGAAGAAGAAGGTAACCGCCTTCGACTTCTTCCAAGATAACGGATTCGGTTTCATAACTCCTTACAATTTAGACGATTTAAATTATTATCTTGATTCATTTGAAAATGATTCAGATCAAATAGTTACCGCATCACTTAAAATCGCTAAAGATAGAAACAAAGTTACTTGGGGATATGCTAAAAGCATTTTGAATACATGGCTTAATGCAAACTTGAAATCTATTGAACAAGTACGTGCATTTGAAAAGCAACAACTTGAAAGCAAAAAACAAAATTATAAACCTTTCGTTAAACAATCAAAAGAAAAAACACCCAAATGGCTCACAGACAGCACGAGAGAAACGAAAACGGCGGAAGTAGATGAAAACCTTGAGAAAGACAGAGAAGCTTTTATTAAGCGTCTAAATAGCAAATGGGAGTGA
- the ssb gene encoding single-stranded DNA-binding protein, whose translation MLNRTILVGRLTRDPELRTTQSGVNVASFTLAVNRTFTNAQGEREADFINVIVFKKQAENVNKYLSKGSLTGVDGRLQTRNYENKEGQRVYVTEVIADSIQFLEPKNSNDTQQDLYQQQVQQTRGQSQYSNNKPVKDNPFANANGPIEIDDNDLPF comes from the coding sequence ATGCTAAACAGAACAATATTAGTTGGTCGTTTAACTAGAGACCCAGAATTAAGAACCACTCAAAGTGGTGTAAATGTAGCATCATTCACATTAGCAGTTAACCGTACATTTACAAATGCACAAGGCGAGCGCGAGGCAGACTTTATAAATGTCATCGTATTTAAAAAACAAGCAGAGAACGTTAATAAATACCTATCTAAAGGATCGTTGACGGGCGTAGATGGTAGGTTACAAACGCGGAATTATGAAAATAAGGAAGGTCAACGTGTATATGTTACGGAAGTTATTGCTGATAGTATTCAATTTTTAGAACCGAAAAACTCAAATGACACTCAACAAGATTTATACCAACAACAAGTACAACAAACACGTGGACAATCGCAATATTCAAATAACAAACCAGTAAAAGATAATCCGTTTGCGAATGCAAATGGTCCGATTGAAATAGATGACAATGATTTACCATTCTAA
- a CDS encoding MBL fold metallo-hydrolase codes for MKFERVQKHFKYKTRHIAGCLITHEHGDHAKYTKQFVDNGVISYMTAGTQQAMNFESHRLCTIKAKQELRIGTWSILPFDIEHDANEPVAFLLQSTLGYKVLYVTDTKYLKYKFNGITHMMLEVNYIYEQMQENIKNGSVHSTLANRIMESHFSLEHAIGMLKANDLTRLEEIHLIHLSSQNSNAKYIKSEIQKVTGAPVYVGGL; via the coding sequence ATAAAATTTGAACGTGTTCAAAAGCATTTTAAATATAAAACAAGACATATAGCAGGGTGTCTTATCACACACGAACATGGTGATCATGCAAAGTACACAAAGCAGTTTGTCGACAATGGTGTAATCAGCTATATGACTGCTGGAACACAACAAGCTATGAATTTTGAAAGTCATCGCTTATGCACGATTAAGGCAAAGCAAGAGCTGCGAATAGGTACATGGTCAATTCTACCGTTTGACATCGAACATGATGCTAACGAGCCTGTGGCTTTCTTATTACAAAGCACACTAGGTTATAAGGTTCTGTATGTTACTGATACAAAGTATTTGAAATACAAATTTAATGGCATTACGCACATGATGCTAGAAGTTAATTATATCTATGAACAAATGCAAGAAAACATAAAAAACGGCAGTGTGCACAGCACATTAGCAAACAGAATTATGGAGTCTCATTTTAGCTTAGAACATGCTATCGGAATGTTAAAAGCAAATGATTTAACTAGACTCGAAGAAATACATTTAATTCATTTAAGTAGTCAAAATTCAAATGCAAAATACATTAAAAGTGAAATACAAAAAGTGACGGGCGCGCCCGTTTATGTTGGAGGTTTATAA
- a CDS encoding recombinase RecT: MTENNKLQTIEQQLVQEKNVSDNVLNKVRVLESQGNLELPNDYSPSNAMKQAWLQISQDNKLMSCNDTSKANALLDMVTQGLNPAKNQCYFIPYGNKMQLQRSYHGNVMMLKRDAGAQDVVAQVIYKGDTFKQEMGETGRIKAIKHEQDFFNIDKENIIGAYCTIVFNDGRDNYIEVMTIEQIKQAWMQSSMIKDEKALQNSKTHNNFKEEMAKKTVINRAAKRYINTSTDSNLFKYAQESEQRQRKEVLDSEVEENANQEQLDFEQPVFEEAQYTELEDDKPIDVSDFEEIKEPATEKESEEEPF; the protein is encoded by the coding sequence ATGACTGAAAATAATAAATTACAAACTATTGAACAACAATTAGTACAAGAAAAGAACGTATCTGACAACGTATTAAACAAAGTGAGAGTTTTAGAGTCACAAGGCAATTTGGAATTGCCAAATGATTATTCACCAAGTAATGCCATGAAACAAGCATGGTTACAAATCAGCCAAGATAACAAATTAATGAGTTGTAACGATACAAGCAAAGCAAATGCCTTATTAGACATGGTAACGCAAGGTTTAAATCCAGCTAAAAATCAATGCTACTTTATTCCTTACGGCAACAAAATGCAGTTACAACGTAGCTATCACGGTAATGTAATGATGTTAAAACGTGATGCAGGTGCTCAAGATGTTGTTGCTCAAGTGATTTATAAAGGCGATACATTCAAGCAAGAAATGGGAGAAACAGGACGTATCAAAGCGATTAAACACGAACAAGACTTCTTTAACATCGACAAAGAAAACATTATCGGTGCGTACTGCACAATCGTATTTAATGATGGACGAGATAACTATATTGAAGTCATGACTATTGAACAAATTAAACAAGCATGGATGCAGTCATCAATGATTAAAGATGAAAAAGCATTACAAAATTCTAAAACACATAATAATTTCAAAGAAGAAATGGCTAAAAAAACAGTTATCAATAGAGCTGCTAAACGTTATATCAACACATCAACAGATAGCAATCTTTTCAAATACGCACAAGAATCCGAACAACGTCAACGCAAAGAAGTGTTGGACTCAGAAGTTGAAGAGAATGCAAATCAAGAACAATTGGACTTTGAACAACCAGTTTTCGAAGAAGCACAATACACAGAATTAGAAGATGATAAGCCTATTGATGTATCTGACTTTGAAGAAATAAAAGAACCTGCAACAGAAAAAGAAAGCGAAGAAGAGCCATTTTAA
- a CDS encoding DUF1108 family protein, with translation MYYKTGDVCQKIINVDGFDFRLRVKKRAYSVEIVVLDHEGNSIDGLLVSDENDLYTALDILKQTIYEWIEFNTDEQDKLINLIMKW, from the coding sequence ATGTATTACAAAACGGGTGACGTATGTCAAAAAATAATTAATGTAGATGGCTTTGATTTTCGATTAAGAGTTAAGAAACGAGCGTATAGTGTCGAAATAGTTGTTTTAGATCATGAAGGAAATTCAATTGACGGGTTACTAGTTTCTGATGAGAACGATCTATACACAGCTTTAGATATTTTAAAACAAACAATTTATGAATGGATTGAATTCAACACAGATGAACAGGACAAATTAATCAATTTAATCATGAAATGGTAG
- a CDS encoding DUF2482 family protein translates to MTKNYKDMTQDELRDLLAEKNAELFDLASEIDEETEFDVLLFSNVGISNGDFTPSSHCVIGNVVDIANLLKRRAVYRDIADVIKMR, encoded by the coding sequence ATGACTAAAAATTATAAAGACATGACTCAAGACGAATTAAGGGATTTATTGGCTGAAAAGAATGCAGAATTGTTTGATTTAGCGAGCGAAATCGATGAAGAAACTGAATTTGACGTTTTACTTTTTTCAAATGTAGGGATTAGCAACGGAGATTTTACACCGTCGTCACATTGTGTGATTGGGAATGTTGTTGATATTGCTAATTTATTGAAACGTAGAGCTGTTTACCGAGATATCGCTGATGTTATCAAAATGCGTTAA
- a CDS encoding DUF1270 domain-containing protein codes for MSNIYKSYLLAVLCFTVLAICLMPFLYFTTAWSIAGFASIATFIFYKEYFYEE; via the coding sequence ATGAGCAACATTTATAAAAGCTACCTATTAGCAGTACTGTGCTTCACAGTCTTAGCGATTTGTTTAATGCCATTTTTGTACTTCACAACAGCATGGTCAATTGCAGGATTCGCAAGTATCGCAACATTCATATTCTATAAGGAATACTTTTATGAAGAATAA
- a CDS encoding DUF771 domain-containing protein, translating to MPHILNVTVPIPETHVLITKDEYDELIGYSLDPVWNMSDLKKKLKIASDETIKDRLLFHPRFEKELRAQGIVHYPDENFNRWRFNARKMNKFVDEHFNEIYKERIK from the coding sequence ATGCCACATATTTTAAACGTAACAGTTCCAATACCTGAAACACATGTACTTATCACAAAAGATGAATACGATGAGCTAATTGGTTATTCATTAGACCCTGTATGGAACATGAGTGACTTAAAGAAGAAATTAAAAATTGCATCTGATGAGACTATCAAGGACAGATTACTATTTCATCCTAGATTTGAAAAAGAACTAAGAGCGCAAGGAATTGTGCATTACCCTGATGAGAATTTTAATCGCTGGAGATTTAACGCAAGAAAGATGAATAAATTCGTCGATGAGCATTTCAATGAAATATATAAGGAGAGAATAAAATGA
- a CDS encoding phage antirepressor KilAC domain-containing protein, with translation MQALQTQSNIGEMFNIQEKENGEIAISARELYKALEVKKRFSAWAEINLKHFKENRDFTSVLTSTVVNNGAVRQLEDYALTLDVAKHVAMMSGTEKGFDFREYFIQVEKAWNSPEMIMQRALKIANNTINQLETKIERDKPKIVFADAVATTKTSILVGELAKIIKQNGINIGQRRLFEWLRQNGFLIKRKGVDYNMPTQYSMERELFEIKETSITHSDGHTSISKTPKVTGKGQQYFVNKFLGEKQTS, from the coding sequence ATGCAAGCATTACAAACGCAATCGAACATCGGCGAAATGTTCAACATACAAGAAAAAGAAAACGGAGAAATCGCAATAAGTGCAAGAGAGTTATATAAAGCTTTGGAAGTTAAAAAGCGTTTTAGCGCTTGGGCAGAAATTAACTTGAAGCATTTCAAAGAAAATAGGGATTTTACAAGTGTACTTACAAGTACGGTTGTTAATAACGGAGCTGTAAGACAACTAGAAGATTATGCTTTAACACTTGATGTAGCTAAACATGTTGCGATGATGTCAGGTACAGAAAAAGGTTTTGATTTTAGAGAGTATTTCATCCAAGTTGAAAAAGCATGGAATAGCCCAGAAATGATTATGCAACGTGCTTTAAAAATTGCTAACAACACAATCAATCAATTAGAAACAAAGATTGAACGTGATAAACCAAAAATTGTATTTGCAGATGCAGTAGCTACTACTAAGACATCAATTTTAGTTGGAGAGTTAGCAAAGATCATTAAACAAAACGGTATAAACATCGGGCAACGCAGATTGTTTGAGTGGTTACGTCAAAACGGATTCCTTATTAAACGCAAGGGTGTGGATTATAACATGCCTACACAGTATTCAATGGAACGTGAGTTATTCGAAATTAAAGAAACATCAATCACACATTCGGACGGTCACACATCAATTAGTAAGACGCCAAAAGTAACAGGCAAAGGACAACAATACTTTGTTAATAAGTTTTTAGGAGAAAAACAAACATCTTAA
- a CDS encoding DUF739 family protein gives MCYDYSRLSGKIVEKYGTQYNFAIAMKLSERSLSLKLNGKVGWKDSEIWKAIQLLDIPVEKIHLYFFKEKVHVI, from the coding sequence ATGTGTTACGACTACTCACGTTTGAGTGGGAAAATAGTAGAAAAGTATGGCACTCAGTACAATTTTGCAATTGCTATGAAATTGTCAGAGAGAAGTTTATCCTTAAAACTCAACGGTAAAGTTGGTTGGAAAGACAGTGAAATATGGAAAGCTATACAACTACTAGATATACCGGTAGAGAAAATACACTTATATTTTTTTAAAGAAAAAGTTCATGTTATATGA
- a CDS encoding S24 family peptidase: MREKVSNRLKHIMKIRNLKQVDIINKSKPYQKKLGISLSKSTLSQYINDVQSPDQDRIYLLSKTLNVGEAWLMGYDVDSYRVPDEERQDETIMSKINNIFSQLTPPRQENVLNYANEHLEEQNKVTSIDGYKESKLVSYIACGATGAGIGEELYDDILHEEVFFKEDETPSNADFCILVNGDSMEPMLKQGTYAFIKKEDSIKDGTIALVVLDGVSLIKRVDICEDYINLVSLNPKYDDIKVASFSDIKVMGKVVL; this comes from the coding sequence ATGAGAGAAAAAGTTTCAAATAGACTTAAACACATTATGAAAATAAGAAACTTAAAACAAGTAGATATCATTAATAAATCGAAACCTTATCAAAAGAAACTAGGTATATCTTTAAGTAAAAGCACTTTATCTCAATATATTAACGACGTACAATCACCCGACCAAGATAGAATTTACCTACTTTCTAAAACTCTGAACGTTGGTGAAGCGTGGCTTATGGGGTATGATGTAGATTCTTATCGAGTTCCTGATGAAGAACGTCAAGATGAAACGATAATGTCAAAAATCAATAACATATTTTCTCAACTCACACCTCCCCGCCAAGAAAACGTACTTAACTATGCAAATGAACATTTGGAAGAACAGAATAAAGTCACTTCTATAGATGGATATAAAGAGTCTAAACTAGTATCGTATATTGCATGTGGTGCAACTGGTGCTGGCATAGGAGAAGAATTATATGATGACATATTACATGAAGAAGTATTTTTTAAAGAAGACGAAACGCCATCAAATGCTGATTTTTGTATTTTAGTTAATGGTGATTCAATGGAACCTATGTTAAAACAAGGAACATACGCTTTTATTAAGAAAGAAGATTCTATTAAAGATGGTACAATTGCACTCGTTGTATTAGATGGAGTAAGTCTTATCAAGCGTGTAGATATATGCGAAGACTATATTAATTTGGTATCTCTAAATCCGAAGTATGATGATATCAAAGTCGCTTCGTTTAGTGATATTAAAGTAATGGGCAAAGTTGTATTGTGA
- a CDS encoding type II toxin-antitoxin system PemK/MazF family toxin yields the protein MTHNIEKRINKLKTSGNPKFKKLDSDIHYLLKRFEGEKNHKGFYPKFKQGEIVFVDFGINVNKEFSNSHFAIVMNKNDSNTEDIVNVIPLSSKENKKYLKMNFDLKWEYYLRLFLNLISAQNNSAILKEVFDKKYQKNNTEFITKDYFSEFISDSLEIENKLNKIDRNINNIVSAIDKVKKLKGNSYACINSFQPISKFRIRKVLPQKIKNPVIDSSDIMLLINRINNNILQIPDIR from the coding sequence ATGACGCATAATATAGAAAAACGCATTAATAAATTAAAAACTTCTGGAAATCCAAAATTTAAAAAATTAGATTCAGATATTCACTATTTACTCAAGAGATTTGAAGGTGAAAAAAACCATAAAGGTTTTTATCCAAAGTTTAAACAAGGAGAAATAGTTTTTGTAGATTTCGGTATAAACGTTAATAAAGAATTCTCTAATTCACACTTTGCAATAGTGATGAATAAAAATGATTCTAATACGGAAGATATAGTAAATGTTATTCCCTTATCTTCTAAAGAAAACAAAAAGTATTTAAAGATGAATTTTGATTTGAAATGGGAGTATTATTTAAGATTGTTTTTAAATTTAATTAGCGCGCAAAATAATTCAGCTATATTAAAAGAAGTTTTCGATAAAAAATACCAAAAAAACAACACAGAATTCATCACTAAAGATTATTTTAGTGAATTTATATCTGATAGTTTAGAAATTGAAAATAAATTAAATAAAATTGACAGAAACATTAATAACATAGTATCAGCAATTGATAAGGTAAAAAAATTAAAAGGTAATAGTTACGCTTGCATAAATTCTTTCCAGCCGATTAGTAAGTTTCGCATAAGAAAAGTTTTACCCCAAAAAATTAAAAATCCAGTAATAGATTCTTCGGATATTATGTTACTGATAAATAGAATTAATAATAATATATTGCAGATTCCTGATATAAGATGA